Proteins encoded together in one Pseudomonadota bacterium window:
- a CDS encoding tetratricopeptide repeat protein, producing the protein MIWIILPIVLQVVCIIHLFRGSANRLWLLAIIALPLIGCLAYFLLEILPELSGNKHVRKARKQAVRAINPEGAIRAARERLELTDSSANRLALADALAEAGRPEEAAPAYRHALEAMPFADSATLFKLADALLLSNSPEAAQQVLDDMEDVQSDSDRVKKYLLKGRVAEALDDSAAARTAYAEALAIRESDEARCRLAAMHIAADQAHLALPLLRDVKQNYDLRDKALIDNEQAMYDWALAELARLEKS; encoded by the coding sequence ATGATCTGGATCATCCTGCCCATCGTTCTGCAAGTTGTCTGCATCATCCACCTGTTTCGCGGCAGCGCCAACCGGCTATGGCTGCTTGCAATTATCGCGCTGCCTCTGATCGGTTGCCTGGCCTATTTTCTGCTCGAAATCCTGCCTGAGCTATCGGGCAACAAGCATGTGCGCAAGGCACGCAAACAGGCGGTGCGCGCCATCAACCCCGAAGGTGCGATTCGCGCTGCACGCGAGCGTCTGGAACTGACCGATTCATCGGCGAACCGGCTGGCACTGGCGGATGCGCTGGCTGAAGCCGGTCGTCCGGAAGAGGCAGCCCCTGCCTATCGCCATGCCCTGGAGGCGATGCCCTTTGCCGACAGCGCTACCCTTTTCAAGCTGGCCGACGCGCTGCTGCTCAGCAATAGCCCGGAGGCGGCACAGCAGGTCCTTGACGACATGGAGGATGTTCAGAGCGATAGTGATCGGGTGAAGAAATATCTGCTTAAGGGCCGAGTGGCCGAAGCGCTGGATGATAGCGCAGCGGCCAGGACGGCCTATGCCGAAGCGCTGGCGATCAGGGAAAGCGACGAAGCGCGCTGCCGGTTGGCTGCGATGCATATCGCCGCCGATCAGGCGCATCTCGCGCTGCCCCTGTTGCGTGATGTGAAGCAGAATTACGATTTGCGCGATAAAGCACTGATCGACAACGAGCAGGCCATGTATGACTGGGCACTGGCTGAACTGGCGCGGCTGGAGAAATCCTAG
- a CDS encoding MFS transporter, whose translation MATQAKKDWRDNLPVGLRPYLQRSALAALFLGVSSGFPFAMIAATLTTRLAQSGIEKSTVTLFALTFLAYNFKWIWAPIVDVVKLPLIGRLGQRVSWLLFVAVLVSVAIIVLGSLDPKADIAAVAIAAICVGVAGATFDIVIDAYRIELLKPEELGVGSGMSQYGWRMGAAGAGALALVVAARSDWSTAYYACSAFSLFAIFTGLWMGEPERHSEPKPLHNPVEAAIAYVSPLIEFFKRSGAVIVLIFVLVHKIGDTLANLTFRLLFEDLGFTNDEVAFYDVGLGFIALLVGIFIGGVIYARFGMKKAVMLSLVLMMISNLSFAGLAVIGHNNWAMAAAIGFENFASGIGGVAVVAYLSALCNLQFTATQFALLSAAASIIGRFLTGTTAGNLIENMGFVNFYLLTTLAALPGVIIFWLMVRSGLVDRSLGTAGMAEGAAKSQ comes from the coding sequence ATGGCAACACAGGCAAAGAAAGACTGGCGCGACAATCTCCCTGTCGGCCTTCGCCCTTATCTGCAACGTTCGGCACTTGCAGCACTCTTTCTCGGGGTTTCATCGGGTTTTCCCTTTGCCATGATCGCGGCGACACTGACCACGCGTCTGGCCCAGTCGGGCATTGAGAAGTCGACGGTCACGCTCTTCGCACTGACCTTTCTGGCGTATAATTTCAAATGGATATGGGCACCGATTGTCGATGTCGTGAAGCTGCCGCTGATCGGACGGCTCGGGCAACGTGTGTCCTGGCTGCTATTTGTCGCCGTGCTGGTATCAGTGGCGATTATCGTGCTTGGCTCCCTTGATCCCAAGGCCGATATTGCCGCGGTTGCCATTGCCGCCATATGCGTCGGTGTTGCCGGTGCGACCTTTGATATTGTCATCGATGCCTATCGTATCGAGCTGCTCAAGCCCGAAGAACTGGGCGTCGGATCGGGTATGTCCCAATATGGCTGGCGCATGGGCGCTGCAGGAGCCGGCGCTTTGGCCCTGGTCGTTGCTGCCCGTTCCGACTGGTCCACTGCCTATTATGCCTGTTCGGCTTTTTCGTTGTTCGCGATATTTACCGGACTGTGGATGGGTGAGCCCGAGCGGCATTCCGAACCGAAACCACTGCACAATCCGGTCGAAGCCGCGATTGCCTATGTCAGCCCCCTGATCGAGTTCTTCAAACGGTCGGGAGCGGTGATCGTGCTGATTTTCGTTCTGGTTCACAAAATCGGCGACACGCTGGCCAATCTTACTTTCCGGCTGTTGTTTGAGGATCTGGGTTTCACCAATGATGAAGTGGCGTTTTACGATGTTGGTCTCGGCTTCATCGCGCTGCTGGTCGGTATCTTTATCGGCGGCGTGATCTATGCCCGTTTCGGCATGAAAAAGGCAGTCATGCTCAGCCTGGTGTTGATGATGATCAGCAACCTCTCCTTTGCCGGACTGGCGGTTATCGGCCATAATAACTGGGCCATGGCGGCAGCCATCGGCTTTGAGAATTTCGCCAGTGGCATAGGCGGTGTGGCTGTCGTGGCTTATCTGTCGGCACTGTGCAATTTGCAGTTTACCGCGACGCAGTTTGCGCTGCTTTCGGCCGCCGCCAGCATTATTGGGCGTTTCCTCACAGGCACAACCGCTGGCAATCTGATCGAAAATATGGGCTTTGTGAACTTCTACCTGCTAACCACGTTGGCGGCGCTTCCAGGTGTCATCATCTTCTGGCTGATGGTGCGTTCGGGGCTGGTGGACCGTTCGCTAGGCACGGCAGGCATGGCAGAAGGTGCAGCCAAAAGCCAATGA